Proteins encoded by one window of Canis lupus dingo isolate Sandy chromosome 10, ASM325472v2, whole genome shotgun sequence:
- the LOC125755873 gene encoding translation initiation factor IF-2-like, with protein sequence MGKTTDLGRILTSPALPSPPDGGHLAALLSQKQREGSPHQENQKIKIKKEGRGRGGRDEDQRGSRPTPAPQGRPGGSPRWYKPVEGPVAGAGGRAPRGGSRPALGEWGRGEGGGQAAGAGGPPPPAQLQRGAAGTTPGRIPRPLRPRRPGRREGAREYAPPAAPSAPTPVQGPLRPAGGRRRRRQRRNRRRCARGWGWAGAVRAGELRPPHCGPAAPARSARARISTGAPGSAAAPARAPQPPCPHAAPGAPGQRRGSGGAAARQRRPPGPGPRPSSCPPAAREPARRQPQ encoded by the coding sequence ATGGGGAAGACCACGGACCTGGGTCGGATTCTGACCTCGCCAGCGCTCCCCTCCCCACCGGACGGCGGGCACTTGGCAGCTCTCCTCTCGCAAAAACAAAGGGAAGGCTCCCCCCACCaagaaaatcaaaaaataaaaataaaaaaagagggccGCGGGCGCGGTGGGAGGGATGAGGACCAGAGGGGCTCCCGGCCCACCCCCGCGCCCCAGGGCCGGCCCGGAGGGTCCCCGCGCTGGTACAAACCTGTTGAGGGGCCGGTGGCTGGAGCCGGAGGGCGGGCGCCCCGAGGCGGCTCACGCCCAGCCCTGGGAGAGTGGGGACGGGGagagggcggggggcaggcggcgggcgcgggggggccGCCGCCTCCGGCTCAGCTGCAGCGCGGCGCAGCGGGGACCACGCCTGGCCGCATCCCCCGGCCGctgcgcccccgccgccccggccgcaGGGAGGGCGCCCGAGAATACGCGCCCCCCGCTGCGCCCTCCGCACCCACCCCCGTGCAGGGGCCGCTGCGCCCGGCgggagggaggcggcggcggaggcagAGGAGGAATCGGCGCCGCTGCGCCCGAGGATGGGGCTGGGCGGGCGCGGTGCGCGCGGGGGAGCTGCGGCCGCCCCACTGCGGACCCGCCGCCCCTGCCCGCAGCGCCCGCGCACGAATAAGCACCGGAGCCCCCGGCtccgcggccgcccccgcccgggctccgcagcctccctgcccccacgcCGCTCCCGGGGCGCCGGGCCAGCGGCGGGGCAGCGGCGGGGCAGCGGCGAGGCAGCGGCGTCCTCCCGGCCCGGGCCcgcgcccctcctcctgccctcccgccGCCCGGGAGCCCGCCCGGAGGCAGCCCCAGTGA